One segment of Gemmatimonadales bacterium DNA contains the following:
- a CDS encoding amidohydrolase, with protein sequence GIRGPATEADRTGGSDDIGDVSWVVPTVTLNYPANIPGLPGHNWSNAIAMATPIAHKGATAGAKAMAMTMLDFVLRPALVDSAWGYFRNVQTRTIHYQPLMRPEDTPAIELNTATMARYRPQLQRYYYDPTRYRTYLEQLGIQYPTVRRSDGSCPSPTPAPQP encoded by the coding sequence GGTATCCGCGGTCCGGCGACGGAGGCCGATCGCACCGGCGGCTCCGACGATATCGGCGATGTTTCCTGGGTCGTGCCGACCGTCACGTTGAACTATCCGGCCAACATCCCGGGCCTGCCCGGCCACAACTGGTCCAACGCCATCGCGATGGCGACACCCATCGCCCACAAGGGTGCCACCGCCGGCGCGAAGGCTATGGCGATGACGATGCTCGACTTCGTCCTGCGGCCGGCGCTGGTGGACTCCGCGTGGGGCTACTTCCGGAACGTGCAGACCAGGACGATCCACTACCAGCCGCTCATGCGCCCCGAGGACACTCCGGCGATCGAGCTGAACACCGCCACGATGGCCCGCTATCGGCCGCAGCTGCAGCGGTACTACTACGACCCGACGCGGTACCGCACCTACCTCGAGCAGCTCGGCATTCAGTACCCCACAGTTAGGCGCAGCGATGGCAGCTGTCCGAGCCCCACTCCGGCGCCACAGCCGTGA
- a CDS encoding peptidylprolyl isomerase, with translation MRWKVRRPRFGAAAVLGLAAMGCSTADRRRTEALAADSTPTVVFETTMGSIVMELDRRRAPMTVGHILTHVQADFYDSLVFHRVIPNFIIQAGQLHVSGQTRGSSSQPVPNEARNGLLNLRGSVAMARGWQPHLGAREFFINVKDNPGLNYRDSTTDGWGYAVFGRVVEGMDVVDRIAAAPTRPSGGYPNLPVTPVVITRAYVRRGPSG, from the coding sequence GTGAGATGGAAGGTCCGGCGCCCGCGCTTCGGTGCCGCGGCGGTGCTCGGCCTCGCGGCGATGGGCTGCAGCACGGCCGATCGGCGCCGGACGGAGGCGCTGGCCGCGGACAGCACGCCCACGGTGGTCTTCGAGACGACCATGGGCAGCATCGTGATGGAGCTGGACCGCCGGAGGGCTCCGATGACGGTCGGGCACATCCTCACCCACGTGCAGGCGGACTTCTACGACAGCCTGGTCTTCCACCGCGTCATCCCAAACTTCATCATCCAAGCCGGCCAGTTGCACGTGAGCGGCCAGACCCGCGGCTCCTCCTCGCAGCCGGTGCCTAACGAGGCGCGGAACGGACTGTTGAACTTGCGCGGCAGCGTGGCCATGGCGCGGGGGTGGCAGCCGCACCTGGGCGCCCGCGAGTTCTTCATCAACGTGAAGGACAACCCAGGACTGAACTACCGGGACAGCACGACCGACGGGTGGGGCTACGCGGTGTTCGGGCGAGTCGTGGAGGGGATGGACGTGGTGGACCGCATCGCGGCCGCGCCAACGCGGCCTAGCGGCGGCTATCCCAACCTGCCGGTGACGC